From Cydia fagiglandana chromosome 24, ilCydFagi1.1, whole genome shotgun sequence, a single genomic window includes:
- the LOC134676099 gene encoding histone H2A, which yields MSGRGKGGKVKGKAKSRSNRAGLQFPVGRIHRLLRKGNYAERVGAGAPVYLAAVMEYLAAEVLELAGNAARDNKKTRIIPRHLQLAIRNDEELNKLLSGVTIAQGGVLPNIQAVLLPKKTEKKA from the coding sequence ATGTCTGGACGCGGTAAAGGTGGCAAGGTTAAGGGAAAGGCAAAGTCCCGTTCTAACCGTGCCGGACTCCAGTTCCCCGTCGGCCGTATCCACAGGCTTCTACGCAAGGGCAACTACGCCGAGCGCGTCGGTGCCGGTGCCCCGGTGTACCTAGCCGCCGTCATGGAATACCTGGCCGCTGAGGTTCTCGAGTTGGCAGGCAACGCCGCTCGCGACAACAAGAAGACCAGGATCATCCCTAGGCATCTCCAGCTGGCGATCCGCAACGACGAGGAGTTAAACAAGCTCCTCTCCGGTGTGACCATCGCCCAGGGTGGTGTGCTGCCTAACATTCAGGCCGTACTCCTGCCCAAGAAGACCGAGAAGAAGGCTTAA
- the LOC134676098 gene encoding histone H2B has protein sequence MPPKTSGKAAKKSGKAQKNISKSDSKKKKKHKRKESYAIYIYKVLKQVHPDTGISSKAMSIMNSFVNDIFERIAAEASRLAHYNKRSTITSREVQTSVRLLLPGELAKHAVSEGTKAVTKYTSSK, from the coding sequence ATGCCACCCAAGACTAGCGGTAAGGCCGCCAAGAAATCCGGCAAGGCCCAGAAGAACATCTCCAAGTCGGACTccaagaaaaagaagaagcatAAGCGCAAGGAGAGCTACGCCATCTACATCTACAAGGTGCTCAAGCAGGTCCACCCCGACACCGGTATCTCCAGCAAGGCCATGTCGATCATGAACTCGTTCGTGAACGACATCTTCGAGCGCATCGCCGCCGAGGCCTCCCGCCTCGCTCACTACAACAAGAGGTCCACTATCACCAGCAGGGAGGTGCAGACCTCCGTGAGGCTCTTGCTGCCCGGTGAGCTCGCCAAGCACGCCGTCAGTGAAGGCACCAAGGCCGTCACCAAGTACACCAGCTCCAAGTAA
- the LOC134676506 gene encoding histone H1C-like has product MADTAVAADAPAPATPAKKPKASASAGAKKPKAKPTHPKTSEMVNSAIKELKERSGSSLQAIKKYIAAQYKVDAEKLAPFIRKYLKSAVESGALIQTKGKGASGSFKLESKTSSAGKKPAAAKKSSAKSSAAAKKPAAAKPAKAKKAAASPAKPKAATKDKKAAAAKKKPAAKKPSTPAKGKSAAAPKAKKTAKPPTKKPKAPKPKKAAAAPKAKPAAKKAASKK; this is encoded by the coding sequence atggccgatacCGCAGTTGCTGCCGACGCTCCCGCCCCGGCGACGCCCGCGAAGAAGCCTAAGGCGTCCGCCTCCGCAGGCGCTAAGAAGCCTAAGGCGAAGCCCACCCACCCTAAGACGTCCGAGATGGTTAACAGCGCCATAAAGGAGTTGAAGGAGAGGAGCGGTTCGTCCCTGCAGGCTATCAAGAAATACATCGCCGCCCAGTACAAGGTCGACGCCGAGAAGCTGGCACCTTTCATCAGAAAATATCTGAAGAGCGCAGTCGAATCCGGCGCACTCATACAGACCAAAGGCAAGGGCGCGTCCGGCTCGTTCAAACTGGAGTCGAAGACATCATCCGCCGGCAAGAAGCCCGCCGCGGCCAAGAAATCTAGCGCTAAATCTTCAGCCGCCGCTAAGAAGCCCGCCGCAGCTAAGCCCGCTAAGGCGAAGAAGGCCGCCGCGTCCCCGGCCAAGCCTAAGGCCGCCACGAAGGACAAGAAGGCCGCCGCAGCCAAAAAGAAGCCCGCAGCGAAGAAACCTTCCACCCCCGCCAAAGGCAAGAGCGCCGCCGCGCCTAAGGCCAAGAAGACCGCGAAGCCGCCGACCAAGAAGCCTAAAGCTCCCAAGCCAAAGAAGGCCGCGGCCGCTCCCAAAGCGAAGCCCGCCGCTAAGAAGGCTGCCTCGAAGAAGTAA
- the LOC134676102 gene encoding histone H3, translating into MARTKQTARKSTGGKAPRKQLATKAARKSAPATGGVKKPHRYRPGTVALREIRRYQKSTELLIRKLPFQRLVREIAQDFKTDLRFQSSAVMALQEASEAYLVGLFEDTNLCAIHAKRVTIMPKDIQLARRIRGERA; encoded by the coding sequence ATGGCCCGTACAAAGCAGACCGCTCGTAAATCCACCGGTGGTAAAGCGCCCCGTAAACAGCTCGCCACCAAGGCGGCCCGCAAGAGCGCGCCGGCCACCGGGGGCGTCAAGAAGCCCCATCGTTACAGGCCCGGCACGGTCGCCCTCCGTGAGATCCGTCGCTACCAGAAGAGCACTGAGCTTCTGATCCGCAAGCTGCCCTTCCAGCGTCTGGTGCGTGAGATCGCTCAGGACTTCAAGACCGACCTGCGCTTCCAGAGCTCTGCCGTTATGGCTCTCCAGGAGGCCAGCGAGGCTTACCTCGTCGGTCTCTTCGAGGACACCAACCTGTGCGCCATCCACGCCAAGCGTGTGACCATCATGCCCAAGGACATCCAGCTGGCTCGCAGGATCCGCGGTGAACGTGCTTAA